A single Natrinema pellirubrum DSM 15624 DNA region contains:
- a CDS encoding alkaline phosphatase family protein, producing MDDGSSLRTLLVGIDAACDRVLEPLFDADEVPTLQSLYRDGASGPLESQIPPWTASAWPSLYTGMNPGKHGVYGFLSFGGYDWDVVNATDVRERTLWELLDRHGMTSVVVNVPVTHPPREFDGALIPGYTAPEDPDCHPAGLLADVRESIGEYRVYPDEDAADLGSAYADCVRTRGEAFRYLADRFDPDFGFLEFQATDSIFHERPDDEAAIRSIYREVDRQLGETLAAHDPDTVIVASDHGMGPYDGYEFRVNDYLRDRGVVEAERGGEGMPTWATVRDGNLKQGDEATEYEPGLAERAMARAAGVGLTSQRIGAVLERLGIDDFVADYAPAGLVNAGATQVDFAASTASVRSRIELGVRINLEGREPDGVVPRAEYETVRSRLIGELRSVTTPDGEPVFETVAPREEFFHGPESDRAVDIVIVPADFDHFLSATLRDEQFGPPSEPWNHKLEGTVAASGDAVDPDAGVGQPHLFDIAPTVLATLGVPADERMDGEALPCVESLETRSYPRFDADPSVETADEGVEKRLADLGYLE from the coding sequence ATGGACGACGGATCCTCCCTTCGAACGCTACTCGTCGGTATCGACGCGGCCTGCGATCGGGTCCTCGAGCCGCTGTTCGACGCCGACGAGGTACCGACCCTCCAGTCGCTCTACCGGGACGGGGCAAGCGGTCCGCTCGAGTCCCAGATCCCGCCGTGGACGGCCTCGGCGTGGCCGTCGCTGTACACCGGCATGAACCCGGGAAAACACGGCGTCTACGGCTTTCTCTCCTTCGGCGGCTACGACTGGGACGTGGTCAACGCGACCGACGTCCGCGAGCGGACGCTGTGGGAACTGCTCGACCGCCACGGGATGACGAGCGTCGTCGTCAACGTCCCCGTGACCCACCCGCCCCGCGAGTTCGACGGCGCGCTCATTCCGGGGTACACTGCGCCGGAAGACCCCGACTGTCACCCCGCGGGCCTGCTCGCGGACGTGCGAGAGTCGATCGGCGAGTACCGGGTCTACCCCGACGAGGACGCCGCCGACCTCGGGAGCGCCTACGCCGACTGCGTGCGGACCCGCGGCGAGGCGTTCCGGTATCTCGCCGACCGGTTCGATCCAGACTTCGGCTTCCTGGAGTTCCAGGCGACCGACTCGATCTTCCACGAGCGGCCCGACGACGAGGCGGCGATCCGGTCGATCTACCGCGAGGTCGACCGCCAGCTCGGCGAGACCCTTGCGGCCCACGATCCGGACACCGTGATCGTCGCCAGCGACCACGGGATGGGGCCCTACGACGGCTACGAGTTCCGCGTCAACGACTACCTCCGCGATCGCGGCGTCGTCGAGGCCGAACGCGGCGGCGAGGGAATGCCCACGTGGGCGACGGTTCGGGACGGCAATCTCAAGCAGGGCGACGAGGCCACGGAGTACGAGCCCGGCCTCGCCGAGCGCGCGATGGCGCGGGCCGCGGGCGTCGGACTCACGAGCCAGCGGATCGGTGCCGTCCTCGAGCGGCTCGGGATCGACGACTTCGTGGCCGACTACGCCCCCGCGGGGCTGGTCAATGCGGGCGCGACGCAGGTCGACTTCGCGGCCTCGACCGCCTCCGTCCGCTCGCGGATCGAACTCGGCGTCCGCATCAACCTCGAGGGGCGCGAGCCCGACGGCGTCGTTCCGCGGGCGGAGTACGAGACGGTCCGGTCGCGGCTCATCGGGGAGTTGCGGTCGGTCACGACGCCGGACGGCGAGCCGGTCTTCGAGACCGTCGCTCCCCGCGAGGAGTTCTTCCACGGTCCGGAGAGCGATCGTGCCGTCGACATCGTGATCGTGCCGGCTGACTTCGATCACTTCCTGTCGGCGACGTTGCGCGACGAGCAGTTCGGCCCGCCGAGCGAGCCCTGGAACCACAAGCTCGAGGGGACCGTCGCGGCCAGCGGCGACGCCGTCGATCCCGATGCGGGGGTTGGCCAGCCGCACCTCTTCGACATCGCGCCGACGGTCCTCGCGACGCTGGGCGTTCCGGCCGACGAGCGGATGGACGGCGAGGCGCTTCCCTGCGTCGAGTCGCTCGAGACCCGCTCGTATCCCCGGTTCGACGCGGACCCGTCGGTCGAGACCGCCGACGAGGGGGTCGAAAAGCGACTCGCGGATCTGGGGTATCTCGAGTGA